CCAGGAACAGTTTCTTATTGGAAAATGTTTGCGCACGAAATACGGTATCCTTCGGGTAGCGCAGGCTGAGTGAAATGGGTATATGAATGATGGAGAACATCACCATCGCCATGGTCTGAGCTGCAATACTGGAACCGGTAGTGACGTAGGCCCACTGATAAGCCAGTATCGAAAGAATCGCTGCAATTATCCCGACAATGACCAGACGAATCCACGTTGGCCTTTTTATGATATTATCATCGGCGGGGCGCGGCGGGCGTTCCATCAAACCGGGTGTGGGGCTATCAAATCCCAAATTGATGCCGATAACGCCTTGAACAAACCAGTTTACAAACAGAATCTGCAACGGTGCGAACAAAACGAGCGTAATCCCCAAGGCGGCCGACCCCAAAAAGGCCAGGATGAAGCCAAACAGACCGGCCATCTGGAAACGAAGATACTTGAGCAGATTGTCATAGATGACCCGACCATATTCGACCGCGTCCACAATGGTGGCGAAATTATCATCGGTCAGAATCATGACGGCAGCTTCTTTTGAGACATCCGTGCCGGTGATGCCCATGGCCACGCCAATATCGGCGGTTTTCAGCGCCGGAGCATCGTTGACGCCATCCCCGGTCATGGCGACAATGTTGTTTTTCGCTTTCAGAACCTTGACCAGGCGCACCTTGTCCTCCGGGGCTACGCGGGCGATGACGCCGATCTCATCAATTTGATTGGCGGCTTCTTCATCACTCATCGCTGCAAACTCAGCACCGGTGATCGCCCGACCTTCGATGCCTAACTCCTCGGCGATGGCTGCTGCCGTGACTGCATGGTCGCCAGTGATCATACGCACCCGAATGCCGGCAGCCTGCGCTTCGGCGATGGCGGTTTTGGCTTCGGGGCGAGGCGGATCGACGATGCCGACCATGCCTAATAAAGTCAATTGATCGACTTCGGCTAGAAGATCTGACTTTGGATCAAACGTGCCTGGATCAAAGTCGCGGAAGGCCACAGCCATTCCCCTCATTCCCTTTGCACCCAATTGATCGTTGGCGTCTGAGGCCTGCTTCTTATCGAGTGGGTCTATTTGGCCATCCGATTTCCGAATGGTCGATGAACGGGCAATGAGTACATCCGGCGCGCCCTTGACATAGCAGCGCACGACCGGTTGCCCTTCTGTATTGGTCATGTTGTGGAAGGTGGCCATCAGCTTGTAGGCTGAGTCGAAGGGAACTTCGGCGATGCGGGGAAACGCCTCGCGTGTGGCCCGAACCATGATGCCACCTTTTTGGGCCAGCACCACCAGCGCCCCCTCGGTGGGATCACCGACCAATTCGCCATCCTGCACCACCGCATCAGAACACAG
This genomic window from Chloroflexota bacterium contains:
- a CDS encoding HAD-IC family P-type ATPase, producing MQDGELVGDPTEGALVVLAQKGGIMVRATREAFPRIAEVPFDSAYKLMATFHNMTNTEGQPVVRCYVKGAPDVLIARSSTIRKSDGQIDPLDKKQASDANDQLGAKGMRGMAVAFRDFDPGTFDPKSDLLAEVDQLTLLGMVGIVDPPRPEAKTAIAEAQAAGIRVRMITGDHAVTAAAIAEELGIEGRAITGAEFAAMSDEEAANQIDEIGVIARVAPEDKVRLVKVLKAKNNIVAMTGDGVNDAPALKTADIGVAMGITGTDVSKEAAVMILTDDNFATIVDAVEYGRVIYDNLLKYLRFQMAGLFGFILAFLGSAALGITLVLFAPLQILFVNWFVQGVIGINLGFDSPTPGLMERPPRPADDNIIKRPTWIRLVIVGIIAAILSILAYQWAYVTTGSSIAAQTMAMVMFSIIHIPISLSLRYPKDTVFRAQTFSNKKLFLAYGWVLLALLLATEIPLLQRILDTQSLTPQM